The Nitrospira sp. genome includes the window GGCTCAGCAGTCCGAGGTGGTCGAGGCTATTGCTGCCTTCTATGGATAGCCACGGAGGATAGCCACGGAGAGATGTCCCTCCAGGTTGCCAATTAACTTAACGTTAACGTAGACAATCTACACCAAAAGGGCCGAATGCGCAGTGATGGGTAATCGATAAGACTCACGATCCGGAAACGTCATGTTACCCCTGGAACAGGAGATGAATGCCAAGTGCCTAAACCTCAGTGGTAGAGATAGCGCATGACCGAATCATTCTCCACCACAACGGCATTTGACGCAGAATGGGGTTGTCAGACTTCTCGATACACACATCGTATAACGCTCCTCCTGGCTCTTTTAGTCAGTGGAACCATTCTGGCTCTTCAGTTCCCTATATTCATTTACTCTCCCGATGGATCGTTTCATGCCGCTAAAATACTACGGGTCACGCAAGGAGATTACTTTACCGACCCGTTTACCGGCATGCCGACTATTTATCCTTCACTTTTTCACATGTTCTACGGCCTCATTAATCGTGTCATTGGATTCAATCCCATCCAAATAGTTCAATTAATTGTCTTGGTTGATTTCCTCGCCTTGTTTGCTGGGTTCTATTATTGCGCGGCGGTCTTGCTCAAAAATCCCGAAGAAGTTAGTCTCTGTGTACTCGCTCTCTCGTTGGTCATCTACGCGCCAACGAGTCATTATATTCTGATTGCGCAACCGTCGAGCTTCTCCTTCGTGTTTCTTCTTCTCAGCATTGGAGCTTTCTATCGTTATGTCATTCATTTTAAGGCACGCTATCTCATGCTTGGCGGTGTCCTGGGAAGTCTTGCCGTTAACATATGGTGGTCGAATGTCTTTTCTGTCTTTGCCGTTCTAGCAGTGCTCACATACTATTTGCTTAGATATGGAAAGCCTCCGGTACTCTCCCATGTTGTCATGTTCGTCTTTGTATTCCTGATTCCTTGTATGTATACCGCGTGGCACCTTTATAGCATCCGGGATATTCTTCCTTATTATTTGTCTGGCTCGCCAAAGAAGGGGCTTCCCGATATTCTGACCACCTGGATTGTTACGTTCCTGACCAAAGGGAATCTCCAATTCATGCACCACCTAAATTTTTGGGATCCATCAGCTGCATCTAGTGGAACTGCCGAATCATTGGCAGGTGGATTAAAACGGCTTCATGCGATGGCTAGCGCCGTTCACTACTTCGTTTTGGTCATGCCCTTTCATCTTTTGTTGATGGCATATGCAGTTGTGAATCTGCTTCGGAAGGAATGGCCAGTCCACCCGCGTTTTGACTTGTTTCGAACATTGGCAATTGGGGGGATTGCTGTGCTGCTTTGTTCGAGCGTGATGCTGTTTCGTGTGGATGTGGGACATCTGAGAAGAGTTCACTTTGTCATCTCCATCATGTTCCTGCTATTCGCCTTCACCACGGCTCCGTTTTTTGTTCATTCGGTCAGATTGCGAAAGCTGTCGAGATTCATTGGCATTGCGGCGATATTTGCGCTCGCATACACAGTCGTGTATTCGCCTCATCCGTTCACGAGTAGCTTGCCAAAATCTGACAATGAGGTCATTCAATTTATTGGCTCCATTCCGGATCGCGAGAACCAGCGGATATTTATGTTGGGGAAGGGGTTACGCAGTGTGGCACCGTTCGTCACATTGAAAAGTTTTGTTGAGGCCAACGAAGGCAAATATTATCACCAGGATCCAAATACTGCCTCAAAGCTCTATCATGATTTTAGAATCATAAAAGAGAAAAATGATGAGTGGAAGAGCGTGGCCCGTGAAAAGAACATCAAATGGATTATCTTGAAGCCTTCTGAGATGCCAGAATTGGAAGTGTTGAGTCGATATGAGAATGATGGCACCCTGCGGTATAAAAACGGCGATTGGGCGGTCTTGGAATTGAACCTTTAATGAAATGGTGGTCAAGGCACAGCGGACCTCAGAGGGCAGCACCCACGAGTCTAGCGAATTGTCACGGGTGTGCAACATGAATGAATCGCGGATTGTCATGAAATTGTCTCTCAAGTAATGCCCAACTTACGATCTACCCTTGTTCGGAGTTGCTCTGCTAGTAAATTATATATGTAGGCTCTCCCTAAGTTATGATAGCTTGATTAATTTCGCCGAATCCTTGGGTCTTGCGGCAACATCCGGAAATCCTGCTGGCCGATTCGGCGCTTTCTTATACGCCCCATTACGCTTACGCTAAATAAGTGGACGAGGACTCGCCATGGATATACTAACCAGAGAACTATCACGAATACACCCGGAGTTGGCAGTCGTAGTTCCAACGTACTGCGAGGCTGATAATATTCCGGAGCTTACGAGACGGATACACGAGGCTGTGAATAATGCACGTATTAGTACAGAAATCGTAATAGTCGATGATAATTCTCAAGATGGGACGGATCGGGTCTGTAAGGAGCTAGCAACTTCCTATCCATTGAAGCTCATTACAAGGCTGTCTGAGCGGGGGCTGTCTGGCGCTGTCATCCACGGGATCAGGGAATCTAGGAGCGAGTACGTGATTGTGATGGATGCGGATCTCTCTCATCCACCGGAGGATATCCCCAGGCTACTTCACAATCTGAAACTAGGTGCAGATTTTGTCGTTGGTTCTCGGTATGTTGCTGGAGCAAGCACCGATGCCCAGTGGAGTCTATTTCGGTGGCTGAATTCTAGAGCTGCGACTCTGCTTGCCTGGGGGCTGACTAATCTTAAGGATCCAATGGCTGGGTATTTTGCCTTCCCGCGGCGAATTCTTGATGAAGCCCCAGCGCTCCTGCCAATAGGATACAAGATTGGTCTTGAGATCCTCATTAAGGCGAACTGTAGAAATGTAATAGAAATCCCCATTGCTTTCATGGATCGGACAAGGGGCGAAAGCAAACTGACTATTAAACAGCAGCTTTATTATATACGTCATCTCAGGAGACTCTATCAGTTTAAATTTCCGAGAGCAGCGGAACTTGTGCATTTTGTTGCAGTTGGCGGTTCTGGTGTCGTCGTCGATTTGCTGGTCTACTTAGTATTGGTACATCTTGTCGCAGTCAATCACCAGCTGGCCCGAGCTTTGAGTTTCGTCATGGCTGCGTCTTGGAATTGGTTTTTACACCGATGGCTCACGTTTGTTTCGGGACGTCAAAGACCACCTGGTAAACAATGGGTGCAATTCTTGGTGGCCGCTTCGCTAGGATTCAGTATCAATTGGGGGACCTATAAGGTGTTGACAGATCGTATTCCCTATTTCATGACGCATACTATTGCCGCGTTCTTCACTGGGATCTGTCTTGGTACCATGTTCAATTATGCATTGAGCAGAATATTCGTATTTCGTCCGCTGGAGCAGCTGGTAGGGAGACCACGTCAGGGAAAGAGGATGTAGGTTTGATAGGATGCGGCCTGTTTCCACGTATCGGGGGCGATAATTCTTCCGAAATCATGGATGGTCATAAGAGAGTCATCGGCACAACAGCCACCCAATTCCAGGGCGCGGTTCCAGAATTTATCCGTGTAGGTAACCGAACGCTCATTAGCAGGTAGCGGAAAAACGTTTTTGAGACCTCTTCTGAAGCGTCAACTTCGGTGTCTGGAATGACCTCTGACTCTCTCGAAAACCGCATTGGGTTCGACCAGGACAGGCGATCTGCCTACACTGAAACCTTTCAACCGGTACAGAAGAAAAATCGTGCTCTCTACGAGTTTCACCCAATGAACGAGCGAGTTTTTCCGCAGCCTGTTAGACTGACCGTCACGATTGCAGGGGACACGTATCCGGTCCAGCGATCAATAACCAAGGCGCATAGCGCGCAATCGCTGATTATCCAAAGTGATGTCAGCATCACGTAGCCCTGTCAGGCGTGAAGGTTGACTCCCTTTACTCAGTAGTCAGAAACTAAGGCAACAGCAACACGAATGAAACCCGCATAGAATAAGGTCAACTGTGACATCGTGTTCTGCAAATCACCGTCTTATGGGTGAGATAGCAGATGAGGGCTGGGGCATGGGATGGTAGTCCTGGCGAAAGAGGGGCCGGAGAAAAGGGGACAAGTGATGAAAGTGACGATGCTCTCGCACGCTTCTGTTCGAATCGATGAACCGCCTGTCTCTATCTGTGCAGACCCTTGGTTCATTGGGGAGGCCTTTAATGAATCCTGGTCCTTGCTCTGTGAGCCTGCCGTGCTCCCGACAGGACTCCACGATGTCACACATATTTGGATTTCCCATGAACATCCGGATCATCTTCATTTTCCGACTCTGAAGGCGATTCCGGCTGAACAAAAGTCCAAGATTACCCTCTTGTACCAAGAGCACTTTTCATCGCGAATGAGTCGAGCGCTTGGGAATCTTGGGTTTTGTGCGGTTGTCGAGCTACCGCTTGCTCGTTGGTACGATCTGAACAGCGAGATATCCGTCCTGTGCTGCTCGGTCGGATCGATTGACTCGCTTCTTGCCGTGCGGTCAAGGGGTGTCACGCTGCTGAATATGAACGACTGCGTCTTGAGTCATTTCGCAGCCAAGGCACTATCAAAAGTCGTTGGGCCAGTAGATGTCCTTCTGACCCAGTTCTCGATCGCATGTTGGGCTGGCAATCCGGATACGGAAGATGTAGGGACAAGGCATGAGGTCATTGAACGCATGCGAAATTATGCGGACGCGTTTCAACCGCGAGTGATCATCCCTTTTGCAAGCTTTGTATATTTCAGTCACACCGAAAATCGGTATATGAACAGATGGGTCAATACCCCAGACCACGTGTGCGAGCGACTGAAAGATGTGAAATCCAAGGTGCAGTTTCTGTACAATGGCGACAGTTGGTCTAGCGAAGATGGGTTTTCTTTGAATGGGGACCCATTGGAGCGCTACCGAAAAGACTTCCGGGCGATCGAGGACCGTCCCTTCATTAGTCATCCTTCATCATCTCTGAACGAAATTCTTGAGCTAGGTAGAAAGCTATCCAAGAATGTGCGTGCAGTTTTTCCTGACATTATTTTAAGGCTGGCCCGTCCTATCTACTTCTATGTAATTGATCTCGGCACCGCCATACGCTTTGACCTTCAGAGAGGATTAGTTGAGGTCGATCAACGATTAAAGAATGAATGCGATATGGCATTAGGATCTCAAGCCCTGTGGTATGCTTTCAAGTTTCCATGGGGATTTGGGACGCTGGATGTGTCGGGCCGGTATGAGATCCTTAATCCGAAAATCAACAGAAGAGCCTTGTACATTTGTCATCTGTATAGTTCCGACATGAGTTTCAAGGGCCTGTTTCATCGTTTGAGACAGGGCCGCGTCTGGAAATTTTTGTGGAGTAAGCGACAAGAGATTTCCGACAGGCTGCTCAATTGATCCCACAACAACACTATCGAACACCCATAAAGTGGGCTACGTTAAGATGGGCTACATTGCGGATGCCTGTCGCCGAGCAGGTTGCGGAAAAACCCGGATTGAATGGGACCGATGTGCCCCACCTCCAATCGCACGAGCCGTTGACGCTCATTCGTGTAGGAGGTGTCCCATCGTGGAGGCCCGCGGTGAGCCACGTGGCATGCGGCGGAGCCGAGTCGGCTCATGTCGCGGCCTCCACGAGATTGCGCATTCGCACCAGGTTGTACACCGCTGCCGCGAAGGTAAGGTGAAGAGCCAGGCGACTCGCTGGACGCCACGCAGTTTGACCTTCCGCAACAAACCGACCGTCTTCAACCAGCCGAAGACCTCTTCGACCCGTTTGCGCTTCTGTTGACTAACGGCATAACCGGGGTGGCGGGTGGTCCGACCATCAATCGCGCTCGTCCGCCTCGTGGTGTGCTGGGCCACATGCGGGGTCACCTGGCGCTCTCGCAACGCGTCCACGAACGCGGTGGTGTCATCGTTCCTATCGCCTCCCAGCGTGATCCGTCGTGTGGTGGGCCTGCGATTCAGCAAGGCGATCGCCGCCTGCCGTTCCGCCGTCCCCGGGGTCACCGTGGCGTTGACCACCAAGCCGTGGCGGTTCTCCATCAGGACATGCCCGAGGAAACACAACTTCGCCTCCTGCCCCGTGGCCTTCTTGTACAGCCGCGCCTCTGGGTCTGTCGTCGAGACGTGCATCGCGTTGGTCCGCCGCTCCCTTCGGAAGTCGACACTCGGGTTCCCCGGGTCATCGGGCGCTGGCAGCGGCGATGCGGCTTTCTTCTTGAAACTCTTCTGACCTGTCCAGGCCTCGATCCGCGTCCCATCCACCGTGAAGTGCGCATCGGACAAGGGGCGCTGGGTCTTGGCTTGGGCCAAGACTTGCTTAAAGAACGCCGTGGCCACCTCACCCTCCAACGAACGGTCCCGGTTCTTGGTGAACACCGTCACGTCCCACATCGGCGCGTCCAGACCCAGGCTGACAAACCGGCGGAACAGCAGGTTGTAGTCCAACTGTTCCATCAGGAGTCGTTCGCTCCGAATACTGGAGAGCCCCTGCAGCAACAACGTCCGCAGGAGCTTCTCCGGGGCAATCGAGGGCCGACCGGTTTGGGCATACAGCTTCGTCAACTTCGGCGACAAGGCGGTCAGGGCCGTGTCCACGGAGGGCCGGATGGGCCGAGCGGGTGCGTCACGGGCACACGTGCCTCGGGCGAGAGGTAACTGAAGAGTCCGGCTTGCTAGGTATCCTGACCGCGCAGCGTGAACCTCCTGGAGTAGCTGCTAGATAGTTATACCCAACTACCCCAGAGGGACAGGGGAACACAAGAGTTTTTCCGCAGCCTGCTGTGCGCCGGATAAACCGGCAAGGTGTTGTGGATGCAAGAGCCACACAGAGAAGGTCTAGCGAGCCACTCTGACCTTGAGTCATGCGCTGGCGTCCGTAAGGGCGAGCGTGAAGCGTTGACAGAGGCAGGGACGGGTTGGGTATCGAGCCGCGAAATTGTGACACTTCGGGGTGCCGACGCGATAGCAGGACGCGGAAGGCCACACGCACTGCCTCGCCAGCGCGAGAGGCAGGGAGACCCCGCGCGGTCTGAGACCCCATGCACGTTCCGACACACCCTGCACGAGAACCGGGAGATCCCGCGTCTCTCTGCTGTCCATCGAGGTGCAGAGCGCATGGGGAAGTCCAAGGACCCACGCCCATGATGGACAGACACGGGCACCCGGATATAGACCGCCACCGTCTGCTTGTGCACATCCAGTCCTGCGCAGTGCTCAATCATCTGTTCCATCGCGTTCGCCTCCTGGTAGGGCATTGGCGCCGAAGCCTGGAGGAGCCTCCTCTTCCACGACTCTGCTTTCCGTGCTCATGCGTCAGCAACAATGCGAGGTGCCGAACGCTCCCGCGTCAGACTATCTCTCGGACTCACTGGTACCAAGGGTCTCCGACGTCATCCAGGCCACGGTCAGCTGGGCATAGCGCATGTTCATCCTGCAGGGTGGCCGCCTTGCGGCCATGAGGACTCTCTCAAAATTGGTTAAGGGGCGTCGTGATGTAGACGAACTGCACAAATCCAAGGAAATTTGTGGCGTAATACTCCCAACGAATCAGGAGGTGCTGTTTCCATTGGAGCTAGGCAAGGAACCGTCAGAAGAGCCAGTGACGTCCATAGTCAACGTAAATGGTGTCCATTCTGGGCATTCAGCTTGCGGGTGGATTCGATGCGGGGCAATCATGTTCACCTTGTTCAATTTGAGCTATTGCTCTTTGCATAAATATGGAAAGGGCGATGCGCGTGCACTATACTCAGGGGCATGAGGTCTCTAGAAACAGCCCGGCAACTGGAACGGCGACGCCGACAGGCCATCCGGTTGCTCACGGCGGGCACCACTCTGTCGGCGATCGCACGGGCTGTGGGTGCCTCCGTGAGTTCTGTATTCCGGTGGGCCGAGGCCTACCGCAAACAGGGGCTCCCTGGATTGCGGTCCCGGCCGACACCGGGTCGTCCCCCGAGTCTCTCCTCGGCGCAGAAGAAGCGGCTGGCGGCCCTGCTCCTGAAGGGGCCTCTGGCCAGGGGCTATCGCACCGATCTCTGGACCTTGAAACGTGTAGCGCAGCTGATCCATCAGCAGTTCGGGGTGTGCTACCATCCCTGTCATGTCTGGAAACTCCTGACTCAGTTGGGCTGGAGTTGTCAGAAGCCCGAACGCCGCGCCCTGCAACGGGACGACGCCGCGATCGCCCGGTGGAAGCGCACGCGCTGGCCCCTATATAAAAAAATGCTCGACGACATGGCGCCCACCTCGTCTTTCTTGATGAATCGGGCTTTCTGCTCATCCTCAACGTGGCCCGTACCTGGGCACCGGAAGGCCGCACGCCGATCGTGCGCTATCTGTACAAGCAGGATCGGCTCTCGGCGTTCAGTGCGCTGGCCGTGTCGCCCAAGCGCCGGCGGGTGGCGCTCTCTCTCAAGGTTGCGCCGCCGCAATCTCACGGGGTTGGATGTCCGAGCCTTCTTGCGTCACCTGCTTCGGCATCTGCGGGGTCCCGTGGTTCTGCTGTGGGATCGGGGAACCATTCATCGCCAAAAGGCGGTCACAGAATGGAGCACCGCCCATCCCACGCTCCACGTGGAAGAGTTCCCGGCCTACGCCCCGGAACTCAATCCGGCGGAATATGTCTGGGCCCAGGCCGACCGCGCCTTGGCCAACAGCGCGCCCACCGATTGGGCCCAGCTCAATGGACTACTCCGCTCCTCCGTGCGGCGCATCCGAAGGGCGCCGCCACTCCTGTGGTCCTGTATCCACGCGTCGGATCTGCCATGGACACGGTGAATCTTTCCATTATTTATGCAAAGTTCAGTAGTGATCGAATGCGTCGCTGACTACATGGTGATTCGCCTCATGCGTGCTGACGCATGACGGGCAGCTCATGTGAATCCACAATTTCCAGTATTTTCACGACTATACCACGTATCGTGAGTCAGACGGCCTGGTTGTCTCGGTGAGGGCAAAGCGTGCAAGACTCTCTGGTCGATAGTTGAGTCCTTCTCGAAGGGATGGCGAACGATTGTTATGAGAGTGCCACCAACATCTTATTTTAGTTTTTCACCATGATTCGATTTAGGCGAGCAATCGGTGCCTGCGTCCTTGCCAGTGCTCTTGTGCAAGCCGTTGCAGTCCACGCGGCGACGTACTATGTCGCCACGACCGGGAACGATGGTAATCTTGGCACAGAAATACAACCGTGGCGGACAGTGGCCTATGCGGTGTCCGCCATGATCGCAGGGGATACGACCTATGTTCGGGCTGGGACATATCGTGAGGGGATAATCCGGTTTTCGAAGTCAGGGATGCAAGTGGCTCCTATCAAGCTCCTCAACTATCCAAGGGAATCTCCAGTCATTGACTGTGTCGATAAGACACAGTTTCATCGGATTATTCTTGAGCATGCTTCTAGATTTCAGAATCCAATGGGCTGGATCACGATTGAGGGGTTTGAGATACGGAATTGCTACGATGGGATCAAGCTCCATAACGCCCACGATCTCACGCTTCGGCGAAATTGGATCCATGACAATATGTTTCAAGGCATTCTCGGGAATGGCACCAGAATCCTGATTGATCGGAATAGGATCAACCATAATGGACGCTTTGCTGCCTGCGCTACAACACCATTCGTGTGCAATTTGGATCATGGTATCTATCTGAACGGCACGGCAATCATGATCACGAACAACCTTATTTACGACAACTTGGGCTACGGCATTCAAGCAAATGGGACAGTCAGTTATGACTCTACGAAGCATGCGGGGTCGGCATACGCCCTGTCGTATGATTGGGTCATCGCCAACAACACTATTGCTTACCAAGTCAACTGTGCTGCCATTGTCGTGTGGGGCTCCACACTCCGGAATCTGCGGGTTGAGAATAATATTTTCTATGAGAACTCTGTTAAAGGTGCTTCTAGTGCTGTGCAGGGAATTGATTTTGTATGGATGACAAGTACTGAGATTACGATCAAAAACAACCTCGCCTTCTCGAGTGGATCTGGAGGTATGACGTTTCTCGGTTCTGGGGCGAACGAATGGGTCCATTACACACAATCTGGCAACATTGTGAATGTGAGCGATCCAGGATTCATCAACGCCCCAGCCACACTTCCCGCATTGCCGAATTTTGCTCTGACCTCACGAAGCCCAGCCATAGACAAGGGCGTATCCCTCACCACGACCAGCATAGCGTTCAACGGTATTACTCGGCCTCAAGGACTTGCCTACGATCTTGGTGCCTATGAATACCATGAGGATGGCGACGTCCGATCATCTGATGGCCAATAGAATGAGGGAGCGATCTCCTGTTGGGCGGCTCCGGTCGTCTGCTTCTTGTCGTTGACACACTTGATCACGGTATGAATTAGGACCAGTGGCTCCAACCCTTTCAAAATCCCGAATCGTGACTCTCCGGCCCCCAACACCGCGTCCATCTTTGAGGACTTACAGGATCACACTCATCGTAGAAATGCGTAATCCTAACATGATAATGTCCGCTTTGACCAAAATAGAAATGTCCTCGTCGTTGATAGACTCCCCGTTCTTCGAGGGAGGGCGGGATGGTCGGAGAGGACAAAGTACTCATGAGTGGGAAGGAACTGCGGCGGATCCATGTGATCCACCAGGTGCGGGAGAAGCGGATCACGCAGAGAGAGGCTGGGACGATGTTGCGGCTGTGGCTGCGGGCGCGTGGGATCACTCATTTTGCACGACGCAAGCGCCCCCATCGGGCCTGGCGGGCGCGGAAGGCGCATGTGGGGGAACTGGTGCAACTGGATGGCTCCCATCATGACTGGTTCGAGGGGCGCGGCCCGGCGTGTGTCCTGATGGCCTACATCGATGATGCGAGCAGTCGCGTGTTTGCCCGGTTCTATGAGTACGAGGGCACGATCCCGGCGATGGACAGCTTCCAGCGCGACATTCGGCACTATGGAATCCCGCTGGCCATCTCTGCGGACAAGCCTACGACCTACCAGTCACCGGCTGCGCCCACGGTGGCGGAGCAGCTGGCCGGGGAGGAACCCCAGAGTCAGTTCGGCCGGGCGTTGGACGAGCTGGGGGGGGTGAGCTGATTGCGGCGCACTCCCCGCAAGCCAAGGGGCGGGTGGAGCGGCTGGTTCAGACGTTTCAAGATCGGCTGATCAAAGAGATGCGTTTGGCCGGGATCGCGACCTTGGAGGACGCGAATCGCTTCGTGGAGCACTATCTGCCAGTCTACAACCGGCGCTTTGCCGTGGCCCCAGCGCAACCCGCCAATCTGCATCGGCCAGCACCGTCGGCCCGGGAGTTGGCCCGGAGCCTGTGTATCAAATCGTCTCGATGTCTGCGGAAGGACGTCACCATTACGCATGAAGGGCAGCTCTATCAGGTGCATGACCATCTCCGCGCCACGCATGTGGTGGTTGAGGAACACCTGGATGGGACGAGGCGGCTCACCCATCAGGGGCGGTTGCTCAGCTTCCACGCGATTCCGGCGCGGCCCGTGCCGGCAGCAGCGGGCACGACGGTGTCCCGGTCACGACGCCCGATCAAACCGGCGGCGGATCATCCCGGCGCAAGCGATGGCAGCCGGAACGAGGACCACACCCGGCAGCAGCCGGAACATAAAACCGGACATTTCTACTGTGGGAGAAAGCGGACATTTCTGTTTGGGCTTGACAGTGGCCTCTCATCTATATATTTGTTCTCTTCAGTTGTAAGTGG containing:
- a CDS encoding IS630 family transposase; amino-acid sequence: MRSLETARQLERRRRQAIRLLTAGTTLSAIARAVGASVSSVFRWAEAYRKQGLPGLRSRPTPGRPPSLSSAQKKRLAALLLKGPLARGYRTDLWTLKRVAQLIHQQFGVCYHPCHVWKLLTQLGWSCQKPERRALQRDDAAIARWKRTRWPLYKKMLDDMAPTSSFLMNRAFCSSSTWPVPGHRKAARRSCAICTSRIGSRRSVRWPCRPSAGGWRSLSRLRRRNLTGLDVRAFLRHLLRHLRGPVVLLWDRGTIHRQKAVTEWSTAHPTLHVEEFPAYAPELNPAEYVWAQADRALANSAPTDWAQLNGLLRSSVRRIRRAPPLLWSCIHASDLPWTR
- a CDS encoding MBL fold metallo-hydrolase, which encodes MVVLAKEGPEKRGQVMKVTMLSHASVRIDEPPVSICADPWFIGEAFNESWSLLCEPAVLPTGLHDVTHIWISHEHPDHLHFPTLKAIPAEQKSKITLLYQEHFSSRMSRALGNLGFCAVVELPLARWYDLNSEISVLCCSVGSIDSLLAVRSRGVTLLNMNDCVLSHFAAKALSKVVGPVDVLLTQFSIACWAGNPDTEDVGTRHEVIERMRNYADAFQPRVIIPFASFVYFSHTENRYMNRWVNTPDHVCERLKDVKSKVQFLYNGDSWSSEDGFSLNGDPLERYRKDFRAIEDRPFISHPSSSLNEILELGRKLSKNVRAVFPDIILRLARPIYFYVIDLGTAIRFDLQRGLVEVDQRLKNECDMALGSQALWYAFKFPWGFGTLDVSGRYEILNPKINRRALYICHLYSSDMSFKGLFHRLRQGRVWKFLWSKRQEISDRLLN
- a CDS encoding right-handed parallel beta-helix repeat-containing protein yields the protein MIRFRRAIGACVLASALVQAVAVHAATYYVATTGNDGNLGTEIQPWRTVAYAVSAMIAGDTTYVRAGTYREGIIRFSKSGMQVAPIKLLNYPRESPVIDCVDKTQFHRIILEHASRFQNPMGWITIEGFEIRNCYDGIKLHNAHDLTLRRNWIHDNMFQGILGNGTRILIDRNRINHNGRFAACATTPFVCNLDHGIYLNGTAIMITNNLIYDNLGYGIQANGTVSYDSTKHAGSAYALSYDWVIANNTIAYQVNCAAIVVWGSTLRNLRVENNIFYENSVKGASSAVQGIDFVWMTSTEITIKNNLAFSSGSGGMTFLGSGANEWVHYTQSGNIVNVSDPGFINAPATLPALPNFALTSRSPAIDKGVSLTTTSIAFNGITRPQGLAYDLGAYEYHEDGDVRSSDGQ
- a CDS encoding glycosyltransferase family 2 protein translates to MDILTRELSRIHPELAVVVPTYCEADNIPELTRRIHEAVNNARISTEIVIVDDNSQDGTDRVCKELATSYPLKLITRLSERGLSGAVIHGIRESRSEYVIVMDADLSHPPEDIPRLLHNLKLGADFVVGSRYVAGASTDAQWSLFRWLNSRAATLLAWGLTNLKDPMAGYFAFPRRILDEAPALLPIGYKIGLEILIKANCRNVIEIPIAFMDRTRGESKLTIKQQLYYIRHLRRLYQFKFPRAAELVHFVAVGGSGVVVDLLVYLVLVHLVAVNHQLARALSFVMAASWNWFLHRWLTFVSGRQRPPGKQWVQFLVAASLGFSINWGTYKVLTDRIPYFMTHTIAAFFTGICLGTMFNYALSRIFVFRPLEQLVGRPRQGKRM